A part of Limihaloglobus sulfuriphilus genomic DNA contains:
- a CDS encoding Glu/Leu/Phe/Val family dehydrogenase has protein sequence MSENVNVYGICRIAEQNFLESASRLKLEDSMVQRLINPKEKLEISLNPALSNGKTVHLKSFIVRHNSALGPCKGGIRFTGDVTMEDVQGLAMEMTWKTSLIGVPFGGGKSGIKYDQTGLGEVDKETIIRSFTRAAMRHIGPEIYVPAPDIGTNETDMGHIKDCIAYSWGKSTTDGCFVTGKPVILGGIEKRREATGRGVVYSTAAACKALGRDISQMRVAVQGFGNVGSAAAEIIAAEYGAKVIAVSDINGGVFNAEGLDIKSLIEYCKKTGGVTDFPGSENISGSELLETDCDILIPAATQSQITLSNCKSVKADIIAEGANAPTDPQADEVLSGSGKFIIPDILCNAGGVFVSYLEYTQETQREQMTGEMVCRRLKKRMESSFKEVYEYSNREKITMRQAAMDIAVKRVVEATKAMGALP, from the coding sequence ATGTCAGAAAATGTAAATGTCTATGGTATTTGCAGAATTGCCGAACAGAATTTCCTCGAATCCGCGAGCAGGCTTAAGCTGGAAGATTCGATGGTTCAGCGGCTTATAAATCCCAAGGAAAAACTGGAGATAAGCCTCAATCCCGCCCTCTCAAACGGCAAAACTGTCCATCTTAAGTCTTTCATAGTCAGGCATAATTCGGCTTTAGGCCCATGTAAGGGCGGCATCAGGTTTACAGGCGATGTTACAATGGAAGATGTGCAGGGTCTTGCAATGGAGATGACCTGGAAGACTTCGCTGATCGGCGTACCGTTCGGCGGCGGAAAATCGGGCATAAAATATGACCAGACAGGTCTTGGGGAAGTTGACAAGGAAACCATAATCCGCTCATTTACCAGAGCGGCAATGCGTCATATCGGCCCTGAAATCTATGTTCCTGCGCCGGATATCGGAACGAACGAAACTGACATGGGGCATATAAAGGACTGCATCGCGTATTCCTGGGGCAAGTCCACAACGGACGGCTGTTTTGTGACCGGCAAGCCGGTAATCCTGGGCGGTATCGAGAAACGCCGCGAGGCAACCGGCAGGGGCGTTGTGTATTCAACCGCCGCCGCGTGCAAGGCGCTGGGCAGGGATATATCACAGATGCGGGTTGCCGTTCAGGGGTTTGGAAATGTCGGCAGCGCCGCGGCAGAGATAATTGCCGCAGAATACGGCGCGAAGGTTATCGCCGTCTCTGATATCAACGGCGGAGTGTTCAACGCAGAGGGGCTCGATATAAAGTCTCTTATTGAATACTGCAAGAAGACCGGCGGTGTGACTGATTTCCCCGGGTCAGAAAATATCAGCGGCAGCGAACTGCTTGAGACTGACTGTGATATTCTCATACCGGCGGCGACACAATCGCAGATAACACTGTCTAACTGCAAGTCCGTCAAGGCGGATATCATCGCCGAAGGAGCCAACGCCCCGACCGATCCGCAGGCGGATGAGGTACTGAGCGGCAGCGGTAAATTTATTATACCGGATATTCTCTGCAACGCCGGCGGGGTTTTTGTCTCTTATCTTGAATACACACAGGAGACACAGCGTGAGCAGATGACCGGAGAAATGGTATGCCGCAGGCTCAAGAAGAGAATGGAATCAAGTTTCAAAGAAGTGTACGAATATTCAAACAGAGAGAAAATAACAATGCGCCAGGCCGCGATGGATATAGCGGTAAAACGGGTTGTCGAGGCAACCAAAGCTATGGGCGCATTACCGTAA
- a CDS encoding Gfo/Idh/MocA family protein, whose protein sequence is MNTKPQVCIVGGGMITQVQILPSLYHLQRQGIIGDISVCALDSGPLRVLAEDQTLKKAFPGQTFAANPSLDTEPNEKFPELYKQILADMPEQSIVAVAMPDQLHYPVIKEAISCGHHIMCVKPLVLKYKQAIEIEKIAYEKGLVIGVEYHKRLDDRALLARRQYRDGMFGEFKIGHAEMNEPYYYRNSNFQNWCTCENSDMFTYVGCHYVDQLHFITGLMPKSVSVYGIKDKYPNGNDGYLWTDARVLWDNGACLHVTDIMGYPDEGPGGNFQGIRMYFAGEGKSGMLVHNDQFRGIEHCYLEKGCEPGDTYYSQPSPDYFKFVSLGGKGLVPVGYGYRSIELIIKNACRCIGKDLDRRQQIINELDDDGVMATPKNSSYNELVMEAGRLSILNGGREVEIEYGENAGVKLK, encoded by the coding sequence ATGAATACCAAACCACAAGTATGTATAGTCGGCGGCGGGATGATAACGCAGGTGCAGATACTGCCCTCGCTGTATCATCTCCAGCGTCAGGGAATTATCGGCGATATCAGCGTTTGCGCCCTTGACAGCGGCCCGCTGCGAGTTTTGGCCGAAGACCAGACACTCAAAAAGGCGTTCCCCGGGCAGACTTTCGCGGCTAACCCGTCTCTGGATACTGAACCGAATGAAAAGTTTCCCGAGCTTTACAAGCAGATTCTCGCGGATATGCCCGAGCAGAGCATTGTAGCGGTGGCGATGCCGGATCAGCTCCATTACCCTGTTATAAAAGAGGCTATAAGCTGCGGCCACCACATAATGTGCGTCAAGCCGCTGGTTCTAAAGTATAAGCAGGCGATTGAGATAGAAAAAATTGCATACGAAAAGGGCCTCGTGATCGGCGTTGAGTACCATAAACGCCTCGATGACAGGGCGCTGCTGGCACGGCGGCAGTACCGTGACGGAATGTTTGGGGAGTTTAAGATCGGCCATGCCGAAATGAACGAGCCGTATTATTACCGTAATTCTAATTTCCAGAACTGGTGCACCTGTGAAAACTCCGACATGTTCACATACGTCGGCTGCCACTATGTTGACCAGCTCCATTTCATCACGGGACTTATGCCCAAATCCGTTTCGGTGTACGGCATAAAGGATAAATATCCCAACGGAAACGACGGCTACCTCTGGACGGACGCCCGGGTATTATGGGATAATGGGGCGTGCCTGCATGTAACCGATATTATGGGCTATCCGGACGAGGGGCCCGGCGGCAATTTCCAGGGTATCAGGATGTACTTTGCCGGCGAAGGCAAGAGCGGTATGCTTGTGCATAACGACCAGTTCCGCGGCATAGAGCATTGCTATCTTGAGAAAGGCTGCGAGCCGGGGGATACGTACTACTCTCAGCCGAGCCCGGACTATTTCAAGTTTGTCAGCCTCGGCGGCAAGGGTCTCGTGCCCGTTGGCTACGGATACCGTTCAATCGAGCTGATTATCAAAAACGCCTGCCGGTGCATCGGCAAAGACCTTGACCGGCGGCAGCAGATAATAAACGAGCTTGACGATGACGGCGTTATGGCTACTCCGAAAAACAGCTCTTACAACGAGCTTGTAATGGAGGCAGGCAGGCTCTCTATACTAAACGGCGGAAGAGAGGTTGAAATTGAATACGGCGAAAATGCCGGCGTAAAATTGAAGTAA
- a CDS encoding DUF3644 domain-containing protein, with protein MKSRSKTLAEKSMSSMLSAIEIYNKPDFKYREETFAVLATNSWELLLKARILQLSNNKITSILSYEKHRNKDGQISKKEYRVKNRSGNYNTVGLFKAYDIIINEYGDNLQGIVRENLEALVEIRDNSVHFINKDFALSKKIHEIGTASIKNYIRLVFLWFGIDFSQYDIFLMPIGFVRNFSSAKAITITGEEEKMLEYINSSEKKYDDDETNEFNFTLNIDIRFRGFNSQVQLS; from the coding sequence ATGAAATCAAGGTCAAAAACACTGGCTGAAAAATCAATGTCTTCGATGCTTTCAGCTATAGAGATATATAATAAACCTGATTTTAAGTATAGAGAGGAAACATTTGCTGTATTGGCAACAAACTCATGGGAACTGCTTCTAAAAGCTCGTATATTGCAACTAAGCAATAATAAGATTACCTCTATATTGTCTTACGAGAAACACAGGAATAAAGATGGGCAAATCAGTAAAAAAGAATATCGCGTTAAAAATCGCTCGGGAAACTATAATACCGTAGGACTTTTTAAGGCTTATGATATTATAATCAATGAATATGGTGATAATTTACAAGGGATTGTTCGCGAAAATCTCGAAGCCCTTGTAGAAATTCGTGACAATTCGGTTCATTTCATTAATAAGGATTTTGCGCTTTCGAAAAAAATTCATGAAATAGGTACCGCTTCCATAAAAAATTATATTCGTTTAGTATTTTTATGGTTCGGGATTGATTTTTCACAGTATGACATATTTCTTATGCCGATTGGTTTTGTAAGAAATTTTTCATCTGCCAAAGCAATAACAATTACTGGTGAAGAAGAAAAGATGCTTGAATATATTAACTCATCAGAAAAAAAATATGATGATGATGAAACTAATGAATTTAATTTTACACTTAACATTGATATTAGATTTCGCGGATTCAACTCCCAAGTGCAATTAAGTTAA
- a CDS encoding FadR/GntR family transcriptional regulator — protein sequence MLNTKLVREILSLVLSGSYELGTRLPSERKLCQMYGVSRGTVRQALADLENLGIVEIRHGSGVYVLNQSIKELPEDVMPPEFDSVSLNDILSARKVIESACIKLACSRCDEKLVKRLEEIIDAMVENMDNLPEFIKHDMDFHETVVNNCGNPALIIAYKSISEYHRYSQIFTSLHEGEEEVAIDYHQRMLYALKKKNPQLGERAILAHLDHLAGMREKNVI from the coding sequence TTGTTAAATACAAAGCTGGTACGTGAAATACTTTCTCTCGTGCTTTCAGGCTCTTATGAGCTGGGGACGCGTCTGCCGTCCGAGCGCAAGCTCTGCCAGATGTACGGCGTAAGCCGGGGAACGGTGCGGCAGGCTCTGGCGGATCTGGAAAACCTCGGGATTGTTGAGATACGTCACGGCAGCGGGGTTTATGTCCTCAATCAGTCGATTAAAGAGCTTCCCGAGGACGTGATGCCGCCGGAATTTGATTCGGTGAGTCTAAATGACATTTTATCAGCGAGAAAAGTTATTGAATCGGCATGTATCAAGCTGGCTTGTTCACGCTGCGACGAGAAACTTGTAAAACGGCTTGAAGAAATTATAGACGCGATGGTTGAGAACATGGACAATCTGCCCGAGTTTATAAAACACGATATGGATTTTCACGAAACAGTAGTTAATAATTGCGGAAACCCTGCCTTGATAATCGCTTACAAGTCAATATCTGAGTATCACAGGTATTCACAGATCTTTACCAGCCTTCACGAAGGCGAAGAAGAGGTAGCCATCGATTATCATCAGCGTATGCTCTATGCCTTGAAAAAGAAAAATCCCCAGCTCGGTGAGCGGGCCATACTTGCGCATTTGGACCATCTCGCCGGGATGCGGGAGAAAAATGTCATATAA
- a CDS encoding aspartate aminotransferase family protein, with protein sequence MAKEFPLEVFEVEPVETKYRKLSGQIPNEETIQKISALRDSEARSMRGQPPIVWDRAEGINVFDAYGNKWLDFSSGVLITNAGHSHPKIVDAIVKQASKSLLTSYCFPNQPRMDLVQKLVEISPEGLDKVFLLSTGAESTECALKLMRTRGRNIGGDDKSVIVSYYDSFHGRTMGSQQMGGMAGGKAWIKNYDPEIVHVPFPDGFRNEDTSFELFEKTLAELGVEPKNVAGVISETYQGVGPNFMPKEYAQKLRKWCDDNQALLCFDEVQAGFGRCGTWFGFQLYDIVPDLFCMGKGFSSSLPISGVIGRADVMDMYGPNEMTSTHSANPICCAAALANIQVIEEENLIENAVSVGKTLKSELEAMQQEFSEHIGFAPCEGMVGGLLAIKPGTKEPDYDLAWRTILACFRKGLLMFAPVGVGGGCIKIAPPLCMSEEAVKEGCSVLREALKESIA encoded by the coding sequence ATGGCTAAAGAATTTCCACTAGAAGTTTTTGAAGTTGAGCCGGTAGAAACAAAATACCGCAAACTTTCAGGACAGATACCCAACGAAGAAACAATACAGAAGATATCCGCTCTCAGAGACAGCGAAGCCCGCAGCATGCGCGGCCAGCCGCCGATAGTATGGGACAGGGCAGAGGGTATCAACGTCTTTGACGCTTACGGCAATAAGTGGCTTGATTTCTCGTCAGGCGTTCTTATCACCAATGCCGGGCACAGCCATCCGAAAATAGTTGATGCCATCGTCAAGCAGGCTTCTAAGTCGCTGCTGACTTCCTACTGCTTTCCGAATCAGCCAAGGATGGACCTTGTGCAAAAGCTCGTAGAAATTTCTCCAGAGGGTTTAGACAAGGTGTTTCTCCTGAGCACCGGTGCCGAGAGCACCGAATGCGCACTTAAGCTGATGCGCACCCGCGGACGCAATATCGGCGGAGATGATAAGAGTGTTATCGTTTCCTATTACGATTCATTCCACGGCAGGACTATGGGCTCACAGCAGATGGGCGGCATGGCCGGCGGCAAGGCATGGATAAAGAACTATGATCCGGAGATTGTACACGTTCCCTTCCCTGACGGTTTCCGCAACGAAGATACCAGCTTTGAGCTGTTTGAAAAGACGCTTGCTGAGCTGGGTGTTGAGCCGAAAAACGTCGCCGGTGTTATCAGCGAGACATACCAGGGCGTCGGCCCTAATTTCATGCCCAAAGAATACGCCCAAAAGCTGCGCAAATGGTGTGATGACAACCAGGCACTGCTATGTTTCGACGAAGTCCAGGCCGGTTTCGGCAGGTGCGGCACATGGTTCGGTTTCCAGCTCTATGATATCGTGCCCGATCTGTTCTGTATGGGCAAGGGCTTCAGCAGCTCGCTGCCGATAAGCGGCGTTATCGGTAGGGCGGATGTCATGGACATGTACGGGCCGAACGAGATGACAAGCACACACTCGGCCAACCCGATTTGCTGCGCCGCGGCACTGGCAAATATCCAGGTAATCGAAGAAGAAAACCTGATCGAGAACGCCGTTAGCGTCGGCAAGACCCTGAAAAGTGAGCTTGAAGCCATGCAGCAGGAATTCTCCGAGCATATCGGGTTTGCTCCGTGCGAGGGAATGGTCGGCGGCCTGCTGGCAATAAAACCCGGCACAAAAGAGCCCGATTATGACCTGGCCTGGAGGACAATCCTGGCGTGTTTCCGCAAAGGGCTGCTGATGTTCGCTCCGGTAGGCGTCGGCGGCGGATGTATAAAGATCGCCCCGCCGCTGTGCATGAGCGAAGAAGCCGTAAAAGAGGGCTGCTCTGTACTGCGCGAGGCGTTGAAGGAATCCATCGCATGA